The proteins below are encoded in one region of Corvus hawaiiensis isolate bCorHaw1 chromosome 3, bCorHaw1.pri.cur, whole genome shotgun sequence:
- the LOC125323746 gene encoding low density lipoprotein receptor adapter protein 1-like isoform X1, whose protein sequence is MEALRAAGRAVLRSPRLARHGLGLRRRRKLPESWGDMQEPLLEGMCFTLKYLGMTLVEKPKGEDMAAAAIRRIVATARVGARKFQKVILTVSPRGISLQDADTKEMVENISIYRISYCTTDKLQNKVFAYVAQSQESGALECHAFLSPKKKIAQAVTLTVAQAFQMALDLWEATHAGSRQDQPLHPSCVLESSEPGRPREPAPPGSAPFRHQFGEEEEEEEEEEDDNVSETLSGINTSCATVELSYSTATVLPPGAAPRQLEGAGRGWKLPKHWSQDCWPQDSPGLSQISATMDQPLRIHPVPAPGPASAHPCPGTALLARGLLALLP, encoded by the exons ATGGAGGCGCTGCGTGCGGCGGGGCGCGCCGTGCTGCGGAGCCCGCGCCTCGCCCGGCATGGCCTGGGTCTCCGCCGGCGGCGCA AGCTTCCTGAGAGCTGGGGCGATATGCAGGAGCCGCTGCTTGAGGGGATGTGCTTCACCCTCAAGTATCTGGGCATGACGCTGGTAGAAAAACCAAAAGGAGAAGACATGGCTGCTGCCGCCATCCGCAGGATCGTGGCCACG GCACGGGTCGGAGCTCGCAAGTTTCAGAAGGTGATTCTGACGGTGTCTCCGAGGGGCATCTCGCTGCAGGATGCAGACACTAAAGAGATGGTGGAGAACATCTCCATCTACAG GATCTCCTACTGTACAACAGACAAGCTGCAGAACAAAGTCTTTGCTTATGTTGCCCAGAGCCAGGAGAGCGGGGCACTGGAGTGCCATGCCTTCCTCTCACCCAAGAAGAAGATT GCCCAGGCTGTGACTCTGACTGTGGCCCAGGCCTTTCAGATGGCGCTGGATCTCTGGGAAGCAACACATGCAG GCTCTAGGCAGGATCAGCCCCTTCACCCTTCATGTGTCTTGGAGAGCAGTGAGCCCGGCAGACCCCGTGAGCCGGCCCCCCCAGGGAGCGCTCCCTTCAGACACCAGTTTGGG gaggaggaggaggaggaggaggaggaggaagatgataATGTCAGTGAAACCTTATCTGG AATTAACACCTCTTGTGCCACAGTTGAGCTCTCCTACAGCACAGCTACTGTGCTACCGCCTGGGGCCGCCCCCAGACAGCTGGAAGGTGCTGGGAGGGGTTGGAAACTCCCCAAGCACTGGTCCCAGGACTGCTGGCCCCAAGACTCCCCTGGGCTAAGCCAAATCTCTGCAACAATGGACCAGCCACTCAGGATTCACCCTGTGCCTGCACCTGGGCCAGCCAGtgcccacccctgccctggcactgccctccTGGCACgggggctgctggcactgctgccataG
- the LOC125323746 gene encoding low density lipoprotein receptor adapter protein 1-like isoform X2, producing MEALRAAGRAVLRSPRLARHGLGLRRRRKLPESWGDMQEPLLEGMCFTLKYLGMTLVEKPKGEDMAAAAIRRIVATARVGARKFQKVILTVSPRGISLQDADTKEMVENISIYRISYCTTDKLQNKVFAYVAQSQESGALECHAFLSPKKKIAQAVTLTVAQAFQMALDLWEATHAGSRQDQPLHPSCVLESSEPGRPREPAPPGSAPFRHQFGEEEEEEEEDDNVSETLSGINTSCATVELSYSTATVLPPGAAPRQLEGAGRGWKLPKHWSQDCWPQDSPGLSQISATMDQPLRIHPVPAPGPASAHPCPGTALLARGLLALLP from the exons ATGGAGGCGCTGCGTGCGGCGGGGCGCGCCGTGCTGCGGAGCCCGCGCCTCGCCCGGCATGGCCTGGGTCTCCGCCGGCGGCGCA AGCTTCCTGAGAGCTGGGGCGATATGCAGGAGCCGCTGCTTGAGGGGATGTGCTTCACCCTCAAGTATCTGGGCATGACGCTGGTAGAAAAACCAAAAGGAGAAGACATGGCTGCTGCCGCCATCCGCAGGATCGTGGCCACG GCACGGGTCGGAGCTCGCAAGTTTCAGAAGGTGATTCTGACGGTGTCTCCGAGGGGCATCTCGCTGCAGGATGCAGACACTAAAGAGATGGTGGAGAACATCTCCATCTACAG GATCTCCTACTGTACAACAGACAAGCTGCAGAACAAAGTCTTTGCTTATGTTGCCCAGAGCCAGGAGAGCGGGGCACTGGAGTGCCATGCCTTCCTCTCACCCAAGAAGAAGATT GCCCAGGCTGTGACTCTGACTGTGGCCCAGGCCTTTCAGATGGCGCTGGATCTCTGGGAAGCAACACATGCAG GCTCTAGGCAGGATCAGCCCCTTCACCCTTCATGTGTCTTGGAGAGCAGTGAGCCCGGCAGACCCCGTGAGCCGGCCCCCCCAGGGAGCGCTCCCTTCAGACACCAGTTTGGG gaggaggaggaggaggaggaggaagatgataATGTCAGTGAAACCTTATCTGG AATTAACACCTCTTGTGCCACAGTTGAGCTCTCCTACAGCACAGCTACTGTGCTACCGCCTGGGGCCGCCCCCAGACAGCTGGAAGGTGCTGGGAGGGGTTGGAAACTCCCCAAGCACTGGTCCCAGGACTGCTGGCCCCAAGACTCCCCTGGGCTAAGCCAAATCTCTGCAACAATGGACCAGCCACTCAGGATTCACCCTGTGCCTGCACCTGGGCCAGCCAGtgcccacccctgccctggcactgccctccTGGCACgggggctgctggcactgctgccataG
- the LOC125323746 gene encoding low density lipoprotein receptor adapter protein 1-like isoform X7 codes for MEALRAAGRAVLRSPRLARHGLGLRRRRKLPESWGDMQEPLLEGMCFTLKYLGMTLVEKPKGEDMAAAAIRRIVATARVGARKFQKVILTVSPRGISLQDADTKEMVENISIYRISYCTTDKLQNKVFAYVAQSQESGALECHAFLSPKKKIAQAVTLTVAQAFQMALDLWEATHAGSRQDQPLHPSCVLESSEPGRPREPAPPGSAPFRHQFGEEEEEEEEDDNVSETLSGSMEELGRGAHSPAELTPLVPQLSSPTAQLLCYRLGPPPDSWKVLGGVGNSPSTGPRTAGPKTPLG; via the exons ATGGAGGCGCTGCGTGCGGCGGGGCGCGCCGTGCTGCGGAGCCCGCGCCTCGCCCGGCATGGCCTGGGTCTCCGCCGGCGGCGCA AGCTTCCTGAGAGCTGGGGCGATATGCAGGAGCCGCTGCTTGAGGGGATGTGCTTCACCCTCAAGTATCTGGGCATGACGCTGGTAGAAAAACCAAAAGGAGAAGACATGGCTGCTGCCGCCATCCGCAGGATCGTGGCCACG GCACGGGTCGGAGCTCGCAAGTTTCAGAAGGTGATTCTGACGGTGTCTCCGAGGGGCATCTCGCTGCAGGATGCAGACACTAAAGAGATGGTGGAGAACATCTCCATCTACAG GATCTCCTACTGTACAACAGACAAGCTGCAGAACAAAGTCTTTGCTTATGTTGCCCAGAGCCAGGAGAGCGGGGCACTGGAGTGCCATGCCTTCCTCTCACCCAAGAAGAAGATT GCCCAGGCTGTGACTCTGACTGTGGCCCAGGCCTTTCAGATGGCGCTGGATCTCTGGGAAGCAACACATGCAG GCTCTAGGCAGGATCAGCCCCTTCACCCTTCATGTGTCTTGGAGAGCAGTGAGCCCGGCAGACCCCGTGAGCCGGCCCCCCCAGGGAGCGCTCCCTTCAGACACCAGTTTGGG gaggaggaggaggaggaggaggaagatgataATGTCAGTGAAACCTTATCTGG CAgcatggaggagctggggaggggagcccacagcccagcag AATTAACACCTCTTGTGCCACAGTTGAGCTCTCCTACAGCACAGCTACTGTGCTACCGCCTGGGGCCGCCCCCAGACAGCTGGAAGGTGCTGGGAGGGGTTGGAAACTCCCCAAGCACTGGTCCCAGGACTGCTGGCCCCAAGACTCCCCTGGGCTAA
- the LOC125323746 gene encoding low density lipoprotein receptor adapter protein 1-like isoform X6, translated as MEALRAAGRAVLRSPRLARHGLGLRRRRKLPESWGDMQEPLLEGMCFTLKYLGMTLVEKPKGEDMAAAAIRRIVATARVGARKFQKVILTVSPRGISLQDADTKEMVENISIYRISYCTTDKLQNKVFAYVAQSQESGALECHAFLSPKKKIAQAVTLTVAQAFQMALDLWEATHAGSRQDQPLHPSCVLESSEPGRPREPAPPGSAPFRHQFGEEEEEEEEEEDDNVSETLSGMEELGRGAHSPAELTPLVPQLSSPTAQLLCYRLGPPPDSWKVLGGVGNSPSTGPRTAGPKTPLG; from the exons ATGGAGGCGCTGCGTGCGGCGGGGCGCGCCGTGCTGCGGAGCCCGCGCCTCGCCCGGCATGGCCTGGGTCTCCGCCGGCGGCGCA AGCTTCCTGAGAGCTGGGGCGATATGCAGGAGCCGCTGCTTGAGGGGATGTGCTTCACCCTCAAGTATCTGGGCATGACGCTGGTAGAAAAACCAAAAGGAGAAGACATGGCTGCTGCCGCCATCCGCAGGATCGTGGCCACG GCACGGGTCGGAGCTCGCAAGTTTCAGAAGGTGATTCTGACGGTGTCTCCGAGGGGCATCTCGCTGCAGGATGCAGACACTAAAGAGATGGTGGAGAACATCTCCATCTACAG GATCTCCTACTGTACAACAGACAAGCTGCAGAACAAAGTCTTTGCTTATGTTGCCCAGAGCCAGGAGAGCGGGGCACTGGAGTGCCATGCCTTCCTCTCACCCAAGAAGAAGATT GCCCAGGCTGTGACTCTGACTGTGGCCCAGGCCTTTCAGATGGCGCTGGATCTCTGGGAAGCAACACATGCAG GCTCTAGGCAGGATCAGCCCCTTCACCCTTCATGTGTCTTGGAGAGCAGTGAGCCCGGCAGACCCCGTGAGCCGGCCCCCCCAGGGAGCGCTCCCTTCAGACACCAGTTTGGG gaggaggaggaggaggaggaggaggaggaagatgataATGTCAGTGAAACCTTATCTGG catggaggagctggggaggggagcccacagcccagcag AATTAACACCTCTTGTGCCACAGTTGAGCTCTCCTACAGCACAGCTACTGTGCTACCGCCTGGGGCCGCCCCCAGACAGCTGGAAGGTGCTGGGAGGGGTTGGAAACTCCCCAAGCACTGGTCCCAGGACTGCTGGCCCCAAGACTCCCCTGGGCTAA
- the LOC125323746 gene encoding low density lipoprotein receptor adapter protein 1-like isoform X5, with product MEALRAAGRAVLRSPRLARHGLGLRRRRKLPESWGDMQEPLLEGMCFTLKYLGMTLVEKPKGEDMAAAAIRRIVATARVGARKFQKVILTVSPRGISLQDADTKEMVENISIYRISYCTTDKLQNKVFAYVAQSQESGALECHAFLSPKKKIAQAVTLTVAQAFQMALDLWEATHAGSRQDQPLHPSCVLESSEPGRPREPAPPGSAPFRHQFGEEEEEEEEDDNVSETLSGMEELGRGAHSPAGKFLQCCIGSSPHMSSVRQGGLMLTWERLLPIAGCAGLPAICLMVHVFLSLTFQN from the exons ATGGAGGCGCTGCGTGCGGCGGGGCGCGCCGTGCTGCGGAGCCCGCGCCTCGCCCGGCATGGCCTGGGTCTCCGCCGGCGGCGCA AGCTTCCTGAGAGCTGGGGCGATATGCAGGAGCCGCTGCTTGAGGGGATGTGCTTCACCCTCAAGTATCTGGGCATGACGCTGGTAGAAAAACCAAAAGGAGAAGACATGGCTGCTGCCGCCATCCGCAGGATCGTGGCCACG GCACGGGTCGGAGCTCGCAAGTTTCAGAAGGTGATTCTGACGGTGTCTCCGAGGGGCATCTCGCTGCAGGATGCAGACACTAAAGAGATGGTGGAGAACATCTCCATCTACAG GATCTCCTACTGTACAACAGACAAGCTGCAGAACAAAGTCTTTGCTTATGTTGCCCAGAGCCAGGAGAGCGGGGCACTGGAGTGCCATGCCTTCCTCTCACCCAAGAAGAAGATT GCCCAGGCTGTGACTCTGACTGTGGCCCAGGCCTTTCAGATGGCGCTGGATCTCTGGGAAGCAACACATGCAG GCTCTAGGCAGGATCAGCCCCTTCACCCTTCATGTGTCTTGGAGAGCAGTGAGCCCGGCAGACCCCGTGAGCCGGCCCCCCCAGGGAGCGCTCCCTTCAGACACCAGTTTGGG gaggaggaggaggaggaggaggaagatgataATGTCAGTGAAACCTTATCTGG catggaggagctggggaggggagcccacagcccagcaggtAAGTTCCTTCAGTGCTGCATTGGCTCATCCCCCCACATGTCCTCTGTAAGGCAAGGGGGGCTGATGCTCACCTGGGAACGTCTGCTTCCCATcgcaggctgtgctgggctcccagCCATATGCCTTATGGTCCATGTCTTCCTTTCTCTCACCTTTCAGAATTAA
- the LOC125323746 gene encoding low density lipoprotein receptor adapter protein 1-like isoform X3 → MEALRAAGRAVLRSPRLARHGLGLRRRRKLPESWGDMQEPLLEGMCFTLKYLGMTLVEKPKGEDMAAAAIRRIVATARVGARKFQKVILTVSPRGISLQDADTKEMVENISIYRISYCTTDKLQNKVFAYVAQSQESGALECHAFLSPKKKIAQAVTLTVAQAFQMALDLWEATHAGSRQDQPLHPSCVLESSEPGRPREPAPPGSAPFRHQFGEEEEEEEEEEDDNVSETLSGMEELGRGAHSPAGKFLQCCIGSSPHMSSVRQGGLMLTWERLLPIAGCAGLPAICLMVHVFLSLTFQN, encoded by the exons ATGGAGGCGCTGCGTGCGGCGGGGCGCGCCGTGCTGCGGAGCCCGCGCCTCGCCCGGCATGGCCTGGGTCTCCGCCGGCGGCGCA AGCTTCCTGAGAGCTGGGGCGATATGCAGGAGCCGCTGCTTGAGGGGATGTGCTTCACCCTCAAGTATCTGGGCATGACGCTGGTAGAAAAACCAAAAGGAGAAGACATGGCTGCTGCCGCCATCCGCAGGATCGTGGCCACG GCACGGGTCGGAGCTCGCAAGTTTCAGAAGGTGATTCTGACGGTGTCTCCGAGGGGCATCTCGCTGCAGGATGCAGACACTAAAGAGATGGTGGAGAACATCTCCATCTACAG GATCTCCTACTGTACAACAGACAAGCTGCAGAACAAAGTCTTTGCTTATGTTGCCCAGAGCCAGGAGAGCGGGGCACTGGAGTGCCATGCCTTCCTCTCACCCAAGAAGAAGATT GCCCAGGCTGTGACTCTGACTGTGGCCCAGGCCTTTCAGATGGCGCTGGATCTCTGGGAAGCAACACATGCAG GCTCTAGGCAGGATCAGCCCCTTCACCCTTCATGTGTCTTGGAGAGCAGTGAGCCCGGCAGACCCCGTGAGCCGGCCCCCCCAGGGAGCGCTCCCTTCAGACACCAGTTTGGG gaggaggaggaggaggaggaggaggaggaagatgataATGTCAGTGAAACCTTATCTGG catggaggagctggggaggggagcccacagcccagcaggtAAGTTCCTTCAGTGCTGCATTGGCTCATCCCCCCACATGTCCTCTGTAAGGCAAGGGGGGCTGATGCTCACCTGGGAACGTCTGCTTCCCATcgcaggctgtgctgggctcccagCCATATGCCTTATGGTCCATGTCTTCCTTTCTCTCACCTTTCAGAATTAA
- the LOC125323746 gene encoding low density lipoprotein receptor adapter protein 1-like isoform X9, with protein sequence MEALRAAGRAVLRSPRLARHGLGLRRRRKLPESWGDMQEPLLEGMCFTLKYLGMTLVEKPKGEDMAAAAIRRIVATARVGARKFQKVILTVSPRGISLQDADTKEMVENISIYRISYCTTDKLQNKVFAYVAQSQESGALECHAFLSPKKKIAQAVTLTVAQAFQMALDLWEATHAAAWRSWGGEPTAQQN encoded by the exons ATGGAGGCGCTGCGTGCGGCGGGGCGCGCCGTGCTGCGGAGCCCGCGCCTCGCCCGGCATGGCCTGGGTCTCCGCCGGCGGCGCA AGCTTCCTGAGAGCTGGGGCGATATGCAGGAGCCGCTGCTTGAGGGGATGTGCTTCACCCTCAAGTATCTGGGCATGACGCTGGTAGAAAAACCAAAAGGAGAAGACATGGCTGCTGCCGCCATCCGCAGGATCGTGGCCACG GCACGGGTCGGAGCTCGCAAGTTTCAGAAGGTGATTCTGACGGTGTCTCCGAGGGGCATCTCGCTGCAGGATGCAGACACTAAAGAGATGGTGGAGAACATCTCCATCTACAG GATCTCCTACTGTACAACAGACAAGCTGCAGAACAAAGTCTTTGCTTATGTTGCCCAGAGCCAGGAGAGCGGGGCACTGGAGTGCCATGCCTTCCTCTCACCCAAGAAGAAGATT GCCCAGGCTGTGACTCTGACTGTGGCCCAGGCCTTTCAGATGGCGCTGGATCTCTGGGAAGCAACACATGCAG CAgcatggaggagctggggaggggagcccacagcccagcag AATTAA
- the LOC125323746 gene encoding low density lipoprotein receptor adapter protein 1-like isoform X4 has product MEALRAAGRAVLRSPRLARHGLGLRRRRKLPESWGDMQEPLLEGMCFTLKYLGMTLVEKPKGEDMAAAAIRRIVATARVGARKFQKVILTVSPRGISLQDADTKEMVENISIYRISYCTTDKLQNKVFAYVAQSQESGALECHAFLSPKKKIAQAVTLTVAQAFQMALDLWEATHAGSRQDQPLHPSCVLESSEPGRPREPAPPGSAPFRHQFGEEEEEEEEDDNVSETLSGSMEELGRGAHSPAGKFLQCCIGSSPHMSSVRQGGLMLTWERLLPIAGCAGLPAICLMVHVFLSLTFQN; this is encoded by the exons ATGGAGGCGCTGCGTGCGGCGGGGCGCGCCGTGCTGCGGAGCCCGCGCCTCGCCCGGCATGGCCTGGGTCTCCGCCGGCGGCGCA AGCTTCCTGAGAGCTGGGGCGATATGCAGGAGCCGCTGCTTGAGGGGATGTGCTTCACCCTCAAGTATCTGGGCATGACGCTGGTAGAAAAACCAAAAGGAGAAGACATGGCTGCTGCCGCCATCCGCAGGATCGTGGCCACG GCACGGGTCGGAGCTCGCAAGTTTCAGAAGGTGATTCTGACGGTGTCTCCGAGGGGCATCTCGCTGCAGGATGCAGACACTAAAGAGATGGTGGAGAACATCTCCATCTACAG GATCTCCTACTGTACAACAGACAAGCTGCAGAACAAAGTCTTTGCTTATGTTGCCCAGAGCCAGGAGAGCGGGGCACTGGAGTGCCATGCCTTCCTCTCACCCAAGAAGAAGATT GCCCAGGCTGTGACTCTGACTGTGGCCCAGGCCTTTCAGATGGCGCTGGATCTCTGGGAAGCAACACATGCAG GCTCTAGGCAGGATCAGCCCCTTCACCCTTCATGTGTCTTGGAGAGCAGTGAGCCCGGCAGACCCCGTGAGCCGGCCCCCCCAGGGAGCGCTCCCTTCAGACACCAGTTTGGG gaggaggaggaggaggaggaggaagatgataATGTCAGTGAAACCTTATCTGG CAgcatggaggagctggggaggggagcccacagcccagcaggtAAGTTCCTTCAGTGCTGCATTGGCTCATCCCCCCACATGTCCTCTGTAAGGCAAGGGGGGCTGATGCTCACCTGGGAACGTCTGCTTCCCATcgcaggctgtgctgggctcccagCCATATGCCTTATGGTCCATGTCTTCCTTTCTCTCACCTTTCAGAATTAA
- the LOC125323746 gene encoding low density lipoprotein receptor adapter protein 1-like isoform X10: protein MEALRAAGRAVLRSPRLARHGLGLRRRRKLPESWGDMQEPLLEGMCFTLKYLGMTLVEKPKGEDMAAAAIRRIVATARVGARKFQKVILTVSPRGISLQDADTKEMVENISIYRISYCTTDKLQNKVFAYVAQSQESGALECHAFLSPKKKIAQAVTLTVAQAFQMALDLWEATHAAWRSWGGEPTAQQN from the exons ATGGAGGCGCTGCGTGCGGCGGGGCGCGCCGTGCTGCGGAGCCCGCGCCTCGCCCGGCATGGCCTGGGTCTCCGCCGGCGGCGCA AGCTTCCTGAGAGCTGGGGCGATATGCAGGAGCCGCTGCTTGAGGGGATGTGCTTCACCCTCAAGTATCTGGGCATGACGCTGGTAGAAAAACCAAAAGGAGAAGACATGGCTGCTGCCGCCATCCGCAGGATCGTGGCCACG GCACGGGTCGGAGCTCGCAAGTTTCAGAAGGTGATTCTGACGGTGTCTCCGAGGGGCATCTCGCTGCAGGATGCAGACACTAAAGAGATGGTGGAGAACATCTCCATCTACAG GATCTCCTACTGTACAACAGACAAGCTGCAGAACAAAGTCTTTGCTTATGTTGCCCAGAGCCAGGAGAGCGGGGCACTGGAGTGCCATGCCTTCCTCTCACCCAAGAAGAAGATT GCCCAGGCTGTGACTCTGACTGTGGCCCAGGCCTTTCAGATGGCGCTGGATCTCTGGGAAGCAACACATGCAG catggaggagctggggaggggagcccacagcccagcag AATTAA